The following are encoded together in the Actinoplanes sp. N902-109 genome:
- a CDS encoding GtrA family protein: MPRAQPIKSPSRNRQGVTKAGTLGFVPAAALLPALRARFGALVRELSKFGTVGSIAFAIDLVIFNVLLQLGAESLLAKTGSTVIATTVAFIGNRYWTWRHRAHAGMARQYSLFFLLNGVGLGIGLACLAISHYGLGTIWPEFQTPLADNISGQLVGTAVGTLFRFWSYRRFVFGETTAAQPTPEPAPVDPAPLVHDPTPPVTESAPPRPVQRM; the protein is encoded by the coding sequence ATCCCGCGGGCCCAGCCGATTAAGAGTCCCTCACGAAATCGGCAGGGCGTGACCAAGGCCGGTACTCTCGGATTCGTGCCTGCCGCCGCGCTCCTGCCCGCACTGCGGGCACGCTTCGGGGCACTGGTGCGCGAGCTCAGCAAGTTCGGCACCGTGGGCAGCATCGCGTTCGCCATCGACCTGGTGATCTTCAACGTGCTGCTGCAGCTCGGCGCGGAGTCCCTGCTGGCCAAGACCGGCTCGACGGTGATCGCCACCACCGTGGCGTTCATCGGCAACCGCTACTGGACCTGGCGGCACCGCGCGCACGCCGGCATGGCCCGCCAGTACTCGCTGTTCTTCCTGCTCAACGGGGTCGGCCTGGGCATCGGGCTGGCCTGCCTGGCGATCAGCCACTACGGGCTCGGCACGATCTGGCCCGAGTTCCAGACCCCGCTCGCGGACAACATCTCCGGCCAGCTGGTCGGCACCGCGGTGGGCACCCTGTTCCGGTTCTGGTCATACCGCCGCTTCGTGTTCGGCGAGACCACGGCCGCCCAGCCGACGCCCGAGCCCGCCCCGGTGGACCCGGCCCCGCTGGTGCACGACCCGACCCCGCCGGTGACCGAGTCCGCGCCACCGCGCCCTGTCCAGCGAATGTGA
- a CDS encoding GtrA family protein, producing the protein MASARPLMERLRHVAPEALAFGVIGAGNTLLYMAITWALLGIGAVKASVVATIITTTLAYLANRFWTYRNHTRTALKREYTLFFGFNLAGMVIQSGAVAIGKYGFGLTEEKDAVLFMGVTVLGIGIATIFRFWAYRTFVFLKPAVDGHEAAVAEMDVAAGLAELSADAEGRLDEEIAAEIAAQRRAV; encoded by the coding sequence ATGGCTTCAGCCCGCCCGCTGATGGAACGTCTGCGCCACGTCGCGCCCGAGGCCCTCGCATTCGGCGTGATCGGTGCCGGCAACACCCTGCTCTACATGGCGATCACCTGGGCCCTGCTGGGCATCGGTGCCGTCAAGGCGAGCGTGGTGGCCACCATCATCACGACCACCCTGGCCTACCTGGCCAACCGGTTCTGGACCTACCGCAACCACACCCGCACCGCGCTCAAGCGCGAGTACACGCTGTTCTTCGGGTTCAACCTCGCGGGCATGGTCATCCAGTCCGGCGCCGTCGCCATCGGCAAGTACGGCTTCGGGCTGACCGAGGAGAAGGACGCCGTGCTGTTCATGGGCGTCACCGTGCTGGGCATCGGGATCGCCACGATCTTCCGCTTCTGGGCCTACCGCACGTTCGTCTTCCTCAAGCCGGCCGTCGACGGGCACGAGGCCGCGGTGGCCGAGATGGACGTCGCCGCCGGTCTGGCCGAGCTCAGCGCCGACGCGGAGGGCCGCTTGGACGAGGAGATCGCCGCGGAGATCGCCGCTCAGCGCCGCGCGGTCTGA
- a CDS encoding PH domain-containing protein, with protein MGFPGEVLTEQEEVVLHLHPHAKAAVRPVLVLLFTLALMIMVWVMLPPTTGGLIGVCLVGAFSLFYAVKSGIWPLLVWRGTHYVFTDERILLQDGVVARERRDLPLNRINDHLTSQSLLDRLLGCGTLTIDSIGEQSAVLVSVPHVQRVQTTLYELIETDRELRPEDDEEDDEVEILRPRGAERRSPRRSPRPSGPPRRR; from the coding sequence GTGGGGTTTCCGGGTGAGGTGCTGACCGAGCAGGAAGAGGTCGTCCTGCATCTTCATCCGCATGCCAAGGCGGCCGTGCGCCCGGTGCTGGTGCTGCTGTTCACGCTCGCGCTGATGATCATGGTGTGGGTGATGCTGCCGCCGACCACGGGTGGGCTGATCGGGGTGTGCCTGGTCGGGGCGTTCTCGCTGTTCTATGCCGTGAAGAGCGGGATCTGGCCGCTGCTGGTGTGGCGCGGCACCCACTATGTCTTCACCGATGAGCGGATCCTGCTGCAGGACGGCGTGGTGGCGCGGGAGCGGCGGGATCTGCCGCTCAACCGGATCAACGACCATCTGACCAGTCAGTCGCTGCTGGACCGGCTGTTGGGGTGCGGCACGCTGACCATCGACTCGATCGGTGAGCAGTCGGCGGTGCTGGTGTCCGTGCCGCACGTCCAGCGGGTGCAGACGACGCTGTACGAGCTCATCGAAACCGACCGGGAGCTGCGGCCGGAGGACGATGAGGAGGACGACGAGGTCGAGATCCTCAGACCGCGCGGCGCTGAGCGGCGATCTCCGCGGCGATCTCCTCGTCCAAGCGGCCCTCCGCGTCGGCGCTGA
- a CDS encoding biotin--[acetyl-CoA-carboxylase] ligase, translating into MASSPYTDLTRPPLAVRALQRALIVPGGLWQRLDVVAETGSTNADVSQAAQGGAGEGLVVIAEQQVSGRGRRDRQWVSPPRAGLTLSVLLRPGLADPDRGWVPAPHRTWGWLPLLAGVALREAVERIGEIDATLKWPNDLLLPDENPTGRATGRAAEEGEGRTAEQGEGRAAEEGEGRAAEEREGRAAEEGDGRAGEPAGNAGQEPPRGKTAGILAEVAGDAVVVGIGLNVSTRADELPETNGLPATSLLVSGAKSTDRDPLLRALLRGFAQWYAGWREAGGDAEMCGLLAAYRRGCSTIGREVRVLLPDGGVITGVASTVDGDGQLVVRTVDGSERRVSAGDVLHVR; encoded by the coding sequence ATGGCCTCCTCGCCGTACACCGATCTGACCCGGCCGCCGCTGGCGGTGCGGGCGTTGCAGCGGGCGCTCATTGTCCCGGGGGGTCTTTGGCAGCGGCTGGATGTCGTGGCGGAGACCGGGTCGACCAATGCTGATGTCTCGCAGGCCGCGCAGGGTGGGGCGGGCGAGGGGCTCGTCGTGATCGCCGAGCAGCAGGTTTCCGGGCGCGGGCGGCGGGATCGGCAGTGGGTCTCGCCGCCGCGGGCCGGGTTGACGTTGAGTGTGCTGTTGCGGCCCGGGCTTGCCGACCCCGATCGGGGGTGGGTGCCGGCGCCGCACCGGACGTGGGGCTGGCTGCCGCTGCTGGCCGGGGTGGCGCTGCGCGAGGCCGTCGAACGCATCGGCGAGATCGACGCCACCCTCAAATGGCCCAACGACCTGCTGCTACCCGACGAAAACCCCACCGGAAGAGCGACCGGCCGCGCCGCGGAAGAGGGCGAGGGCCGCACGGCAGAACAGGGCGAGGGTCGCGCTGCGGAAGAGGGCGAGGGCCGCGCGGCGGAAGAGCGTGAGGGCCGCGCGGCGGAAGAGGGCGACGGCCGCGCGGGAGAGCCGGCCGGCAACGCCGGGCAAGAGCCACCCCGGGGCAAGACCGCAGGCATCCTGGCCGAGGTCGCCGGGGACGCCGTCGTGGTGGGCATCGGGCTCAACGTCAGCACCCGCGCCGACGAGCTGCCCGAGACCAACGGCCTGCCCGCGACCAGCTTGCTCGTCTCCGGGGCGAAGAGCACCGACCGCGACCCGCTGCTGCGGGCGCTGCTGCGGGGCTTCGCGCAGTGGTACGCGGGGTGGCGCGAGGCCGGTGGGGATGCCGAGATGTGCGGGCTGCTCGCGGCGTACCGGCGGGGGTGTTCGACGATCGGCCGGGAGGTGCGGGTGCTGCTGCCCGACGGCGGGGTGATCACCGGGGTGGCGAGCACCGTCGACGGTGACGGCCAGCTTGTGGTCCGTACGGTGGATGGCAGTGAGCGTCGTGTCTCGGCGGGGGATGTGCTGCACGTACGCTGA
- a CDS encoding acyl-CoA carboxylase subunit beta — protein sequence MTTHQGSDIHTTAGKLADLARRTEEATHAGSARAVEKQHARGKKTARERIDMLLDEGSFVELDELARHRSTNFGLDKNRPYGDGVVVGHGTIDGRQVCVFSQDFTVFGGSLGEVFGEKIVKVLDLAMKIGCPVIGINDSGGARIQEGVVALGLYADIFFRNVRASGVIPQISLIMGPCAGGAVYSPAITDFTVMVDQTSHMFITGPDVIRTVTGEDVEMEDLGGARTHNTRSGNAHYLASDEEDAIDYVRALLTYLPSNNLDEPTTFDAPADPEPDLALDTLIPDSANQPYDIRTVVESVVDDFLEVQPLYAQNIVVGFGRVEGRPVGVVANQPQHLAGTLDIAASEKAARFVRTCDAFNIPVLTFVDVPGFLPGTGQEWDGIIRRGAKLIYAYAEATVPKVTVITRKAYGGAYDVMGSKHLGADMNFAWPTAQIAVMGAQGAVNILYRGELAAAEDPAAVRAARIQEYEDTLANPYIAAERGYVDAVIQPSQTRAQVTKALRMLRTKRETLPPKKHGNIPL from the coding sequence GTGACGACGCACCAGGGCTCCGACATCCACACCACGGCCGGCAAACTGGCCGACCTGGCGCGGCGCACCGAGGAGGCCACGCACGCCGGTTCCGCACGGGCGGTCGAGAAACAGCACGCCCGGGGCAAGAAAACCGCGCGGGAACGCATCGACATGCTGCTCGACGAGGGCTCGTTCGTGGAACTCGACGAGCTCGCGCGGCACCGCTCGACCAATTTCGGCCTGGACAAGAATCGCCCGTACGGCGATGGCGTCGTGGTGGGGCACGGCACGATCGACGGCCGCCAGGTCTGCGTCTTCTCGCAGGACTTCACCGTTTTCGGCGGCTCCCTGGGCGAGGTGTTCGGCGAGAAAATCGTCAAGGTGCTCGACCTCGCCATGAAAATCGGCTGCCCGGTCATCGGCATCAACGACTCCGGCGGCGCGCGCATCCAGGAAGGGGTGGTCGCGCTCGGGCTCTACGCCGACATCTTCTTCCGCAACGTACGGGCGAGTGGTGTGATCCCGCAGATATCGCTGATCATGGGGCCGTGCGCCGGTGGTGCCGTGTACTCGCCGGCCATCACCGACTTCACGGTCATGGTCGACCAGACCTCGCACATGTTCATCACCGGCCCGGACGTGATCCGCACGGTCACCGGCGAGGACGTGGAAATGGAGGACCTCGGCGGCGCCCGCACCCACAACACCCGCAGCGGTAACGCGCACTACCTCGCCAGCGACGAGGAAGACGCCATCGATTACGTACGCGCGTTGCTCACCTATCTGCCGAGCAACAACCTCGACGAGCCGACCACGTTCGACGCTCCGGCCGACCCGGAACCCGATCTCGCACTCGACACGCTGATCCCCGACTCAGCCAACCAGCCCTACGACATCCGCACCGTCGTCGAGTCCGTCGTCGACGACTTTCTCGAGGTGCAGCCGCTGTACGCGCAGAACATCGTCGTCGGTTTCGGCCGCGTCGAGGGGCGTCCGGTCGGGGTCGTGGCCAATCAACCCCAGCATCTCGCGGGCACCCTCGACATCGCTGCTTCGGAGAAGGCCGCGCGCTTCGTCCGAACCTGCGATGCTTTCAACATCCCGGTCCTGACATTTGTCGACGTGCCGGGCTTCCTGCCGGGAACGGGCCAGGAATGGGACGGCATCATCCGCCGCGGCGCCAAACTCATCTATGCGTACGCCGAGGCCACCGTGCCGAAGGTCACCGTGATCACCCGCAAGGCTTACGGCGGCGCGTACGACGTGATGGGCTCCAAGCACCTCGGCGCCGACATGAACTTCGCCTGGCCCACCGCCCAGATCGCGGTGATGGGCGCGCAGGGTGCGGTCAACATCCTCTACCGGGGGGAACTCGCTGCGGCCGAGGACCCCGCAGCCGTGCGAGCCGCCCGCATCCAGGAGTACGAGGACACGCTCGCCAACCCGTACATCGCCGCGGAACGGGGCTATGTGGACGCGGTCATCCAGCCTTCACAAACCCGGGCGCAGGTGACCAAGGCGCTGCGGATGCTACGGACCAAGCGGGAGACGTTGCCGCCGAAGAAGCACGGGAACATTCCGCTCTGA
- a CDS encoding M50 family metallopeptidase: protein MGAQPDPPGLLVFVTAVIGLAAVAFRPVWRIARNAVTIAHEGGHALAALLTGRKLRGIRLEFDTSGLTLSAGRPTGPGMMFTLLAGYIAPSLVGLGGAWLLGGNRITLLLWLVVVLLLLMLINIRNVFGVISVVVTGAIVLAVSWNASPETQAIFAYAGVWFLLFGGVRPVFELQRLRSRGRMPESDADQLAGVTRVPALFWVGVFFIVDIAALVLGAFLLAGQWLPQS, encoded by the coding sequence ATGGGTGCCCAGCCGGACCCGCCCGGCCTGCTGGTGTTCGTCACCGCGGTGATCGGGCTGGCCGCCGTTGCGTTCCGGCCGGTGTGGCGGATCGCCCGCAACGCCGTCACTATCGCCCATGAGGGCGGGCATGCGCTGGCGGCCCTGCTCACCGGTCGAAAGTTACGGGGGATCCGGCTCGAGTTCGACACGTCCGGGCTGACGTTGTCGGCGGGGCGGCCGACGGGGCCGGGCATGATGTTCACGCTGCTGGCCGGCTACATCGCGCCCTCGCTCGTCGGACTGGGCGGGGCCTGGCTGCTCGGGGGAAACCGCATCACCTTGCTGTTGTGGCTGGTTGTGGTGCTACTTCTGCTGATGCTCATCAACATTCGCAATGTGTTCGGCGTTATTTCCGTCGTGGTGACGGGTGCCATCGTGCTGGCCGTTTCGTGGAATGCTTCGCCGGAAACCCAGGCCATTTTCGCGTACGCGGGCGTCTGGTTCCTGTTGTTCGGGGGTGTGCGGCCGGTCTTCGAGTTGCAGAGACTGCGGAGCCGCGGGCGCATGCCGGAGTCGGACGCCGACCAGTTGGCCGGCGTCACCCGCGTGCCCGCGCTGTTCTGGGTCGGCGTCTTCTTCATCGTGGACATCGCCGCCCTGGTCCTCGGCGCGTTCCTCCTCGCCGGCCAGTGGCTCCCGCAAAGCTGA
- a CDS encoding nucleoside triphosphate pyrophosphatase, whose translation MAKGDGLRLVLASASPARLALLRGAGFAPEVQVSGVDESVVVTDDAAELCLALARLKAQAVAAGQGQAAGRTLVLGCDSVLAFEGQILGKPDDAADATARWKAMRGRQGVLHTGHHLIDLGARADDSDAGKVAEGVGRTVVHFADVSDAEIAAYVASAEPLYVAGAFTIDGLGGAFVERIEGDHGNVVGLSLPLFRGLLSQVGLTVPQLWAGHGVS comes from the coding sequence GTGGCTAAGGGTGATGGGTTGAGGTTGGTGTTGGCCTCGGCCAGTCCGGCTCGGTTGGCGTTGTTGCGGGGTGCGGGGTTTGCGCCTGAGGTGCAGGTCAGCGGGGTGGACGAGTCGGTTGTCGTGACTGATGATGCGGCTGAGTTGTGTCTTGCTCTGGCTCGGTTGAAGGCTCAGGCCGTGGCGGCTGGTCAGGGGCAGGCGGCGGGGCGGACTTTGGTTTTGGGCTGTGATTCGGTGTTGGCTTTCGAGGGGCAGATCCTTGGTAAGCCTGATGATGCCGCTGATGCCACGGCTCGGTGGAAGGCAATGCGGGGGCGGCAGGGTGTGCTGCACACGGGACATCACCTGATCGACCTGGGCGCCCGCGCCGATGACTCGGATGCTGGGAAGGTTGCCGAAGGTGTGGGCCGCACTGTGGTTCATTTTGCCGATGTCAGTGATGCCGAGATCGCGGCGTATGTTGCCTCGGCGGAACCGCTGTACGTTGCCGGGGCTTTCACCATTGATGGGCTCGGTGGGGCCTTCGTCGAGCGGATCGAAGGGGATCACGGCAACGTTGTCGGGCTCTCGTTGCCGCTGTTCCGCGGGTTGCTGAGCCAGGTCGGGCTCACGGTTCCGCAGCTGTGGGCGGGGCACGGGGTGTCCTGA
- the mycP gene encoding type VII secretion-associated serine protease mycosin → MIRSSIAFPVAALVFASAASMGSPAFADGIRDAQWHLRVLKVAEAQKISSGQGVTVAVIDTGVAPHPDLSSNLLDGADLTSGGESGHDDSNGHGTAMAGLIAAHGRNGNGALGVAPEAKILPIKVMLNKGKALDIGSAIDYAVRNGAQVINMSLGGSSTGDMIAAINRAVAADVVLVAAAGNRPEDSGVVAPAILPQVLAVGATDRSGNLSEVSVRGPQLDIVAPGEDIETIRRGGGYSSGRTGTSDSAAIVSGAAALLRSKYPDMSAADVVKRLEDTAVDKGSPGVDDEYGHGVLDIVAALKGKPAGSGQGSSSAAAPGSGSASERPGGVAVDESEGSSSGGAGLLVGGVVLVVLLGGVGLFWGLRRRGRAGAG, encoded by the coding sequence ATGATTCGAAGCTCTATAGCATTTCCTGTCGCGGCGCTGGTTTTTGCCAGCGCCGCGTCCATGGGAAGTCCTGCCTTCGCGGATGGAATTCGAGATGCGCAGTGGCACCTGAGGGTGTTGAAAGTTGCTGAGGCGCAAAAAATCAGCTCGGGGCAGGGCGTCACGGTTGCGGTCATTGACACCGGGGTGGCCCCTCACCCCGATCTCTCGAGCAACCTGCTTGATGGTGCCGATCTAACTAGTGGTGGCGAATCTGGCCATGACGATTCCAACGGCCATGGCACGGCAATGGCCGGTCTAATTGCTGCCCATGGCCGTAATGGAAATGGTGCGCTCGGCGTTGCTCCTGAAGCTAAAATTTTGCCAATCAAGGTGATGCTGAATAAAGGCAAGGCTCTCGACATCGGGTCAGCTATCGATTATGCAGTTCGAAACGGCGCTCAAGTAATTAACATGTCGCTGGGGGGCTCCTCGACAGGTGACATGATTGCGGCCATCAACCGTGCTGTGGCTGCGGATGTTGTCTTGGTTGCAGCTGCTGGAAACCGCCCAGAAGACTCGGGAGTCGTCGCGCCAGCCATTCTGCCGCAAGTTCTAGCAGTTGGCGCTACCGATAGATCAGGAAATTTATCTGAGGTTTCGGTTCGCGGTCCTCAACTGGATATCGTCGCGCCAGGCGAAGACATCGAGACTATACGGCGTGGTGGAGGATACTCGTCCGGTCGGACTGGAACCTCAGATTCAGCGGCCATAGTGTCAGGGGCGGCTGCTCTTTTGCGTAGTAAGTATCCGGATATGAGCGCTGCGGATGTTGTTAAGCGCTTGGAGGATACTGCTGTTGATAAGGGTTCTCCGGGTGTTGATGACGAGTATGGGCATGGGGTGCTGGATATTGTTGCGGCGCTGAAGGGGAAACCGGCTGGTTCGGGGCAGGGGTCTAGCTCCGCTGCGGCTCCGGGAAGTGGTTCGGCTTCTGAGCGGCCTGGTGGGGTTGCGGTGGACGAGTCTGAGGGGTCGTCAAGCGGCGGGGCGGGGTTGCTCGTCGGCGGGGTTGTTCTTGTTGTTCTGCTTGGTGGGGTTGGGCTTTTCTGGGGGCTTCGGCGGCGAGGGCGTGCGGGGGCAGGTTGA
- a CDS encoding acyl-CoA carboxylase subunit epsilon, with protein sequence MDEETLVSVVRGQPTPEETAALVIALASRSVPPVPPSRTSAWARSARPAARPASWRASGLPR encoded by the coding sequence ATGGACGAGGAAACCCTGGTCAGCGTGGTCCGTGGGCAACCGACCCCGGAGGAGACAGCCGCCCTGGTCATCGCGCTGGCCAGCCGGTCCGTTCCCCCCGTGCCCCCATCCCGTACGTCGGCATGGGCCCGCAGCGCCCGCCCGGCGGCCCGCCCCGCCTCCTGGCGCGCTTCCGGCCTGCCCCGCTGA
- a CDS encoding ABC transporter permease: MKLLRDIWLIFEHQLKALLRNPVWVLVGIFQPVTYLLLFAPLLKPALGVRTDAEAYEIFVPGLLVLLAIFGGLFQGFGLIAELRAGVIERARVTPVSRFALLLGRSLRDTVSLLAQAVIITLLALVFDLRVFIGNLLLAYLLLALISLMTSALSYGVALAVKSEDVLAPLMNTVAQPVLLLSGILLPLTFAPGWLQGIADWNPFSWAVDGVRALFRGDLGAPDVWQGLLIMAVLAAAAVTWAARLFARSVR; the protein is encoded by the coding sequence ATGAAACTGCTCCGCGACATCTGGCTGATCTTCGAACACCAGCTCAAGGCGCTGCTGCGCAACCCCGTCTGGGTCCTGGTCGGGATCTTCCAGCCGGTGACGTACCTGCTGCTGTTCGCGCCCCTGCTCAAACCGGCGCTGGGGGTGCGGACGGACGCCGAGGCGTACGAGATCTTCGTGCCCGGCCTGCTCGTGCTCCTGGCCATCTTCGGCGGCCTGTTCCAAGGCTTCGGGCTGATCGCGGAACTGCGCGCCGGGGTGATCGAACGCGCCCGGGTCACCCCGGTGAGCCGGTTCGCGCTGCTGCTGGGCCGCTCGCTGCGCGACACGGTCTCGCTGCTGGCCCAGGCGGTGATCATCACCCTGCTAGCCCTGGTGTTCGACCTGCGCGTCTTCATCGGCAACCTGCTGCTGGCCTACCTGCTGCTCGCGCTGATCTCGCTGATGACCTCGGCCCTGTCGTACGGCGTGGCGCTCGCGGTGAAGAGCGAGGACGTGCTGGCGCCGCTGATGAACACGGTGGCGCAGCCGGTGCTGCTGCTGTCGGGCATCCTGCTGCCGCTGACGTTCGCGCCGGGCTGGCTGCAGGGAATCGCCGACTGGAATCCGTTCTCCTGGGCCGTCGACGGGGTGCGCGCCCTGTTCCGCGGCGACCTGGGCGCGCCGGACGTGTGGCAGGGCCTGCTCATCATGGCCGTCCTTGCCGCTGCCGCGGTGACCTGGGCAGCCCGCCTCTTCGCCCGCAGCGTCCGCTGA
- a CDS encoding daunorubicin resistance protein DrrA family ABC transporter ATP-binding protein translates to MIETRKLRKSFSTRRGTVEAVRGVDLTVDEGEIFGFLGPNGAGKTTLLRILATLMKPDGGDATIAGVNLLTNPAEVRRRIGYVAQGGSTLDDSTARQELVLQSRLYGVSKAAARARTERILDSFQLAAFADRKCKTYSGGQRRRVDIALGIIHEPQVVFLDEPTTGLDPQSRAHMWDEIRRLRAAGMTVFITTHYLDEADALCDRISIMDHGDIVASGTPAALKREISGDVVRVRSTAPARAAEVLGSTGFVNKLETHEDSVRLYVDEGATAIPLILRTLDDAGVPPGAIELHRPSLDDVFLTKTGRSLREA, encoded by the coding sequence ATGATCGAGACCAGGAAGCTCCGCAAATCCTTCAGCACCCGGAGAGGCACCGTCGAGGCGGTCCGCGGCGTGGACCTCACCGTCGACGAGGGCGAGATCTTCGGGTTTCTCGGCCCCAACGGCGCGGGCAAGACAACGCTCCTGCGCATTCTCGCCACCCTGATGAAGCCGGACGGCGGCGACGCGACAATCGCCGGGGTGAACCTGCTGACCAACCCCGCTGAGGTACGCCGCCGGATCGGGTACGTCGCCCAGGGCGGCAGCACCCTCGACGATTCCACGGCCCGTCAGGAACTCGTGCTGCAATCGCGGCTCTACGGGGTGTCGAAGGCGGCGGCCCGCGCCCGCACCGAACGCATCCTCGACAGTTTCCAGCTGGCTGCATTCGCCGACCGCAAGTGCAAGACCTATTCCGGTGGTCAGCGCCGTCGCGTCGACATCGCCCTCGGCATCATCCACGAACCCCAGGTGGTGTTTCTCGACGAACCCACCACCGGGCTCGACCCGCAGAGCCGCGCCCACATGTGGGACGAGATCCGCCGGTTGCGCGCCGCGGGAATGACCGTCTTCATCACGACGCACTACCTCGACGAGGCGGATGCGCTCTGCGACCGCATCTCCATCATGGACCACGGTGACATCGTCGCGTCCGGCACGCCGGCGGCTCTGAAACGGGAGATCTCCGGAGATGTCGTACGGGTACGGAGCACCGCACCCGCCCGCGCCGCCGAAGTGCTGGGCTCCACGGGCTTCGTCAACAAGCTGGAGACCCACGAGGACAGCGTCCGGCTCTACGTCGACGAGGGCGCCACGGCCATCCCGCTGATCCTGCGCACCCTGGACGACGCCGGAGTCCCACCGGGCGCCATCGAGCTGCACCGCCCCAGCCTGGACGACGTCTTCCTGACCAAGACCGGCCGATCACTGCGGGAGGCCTGA
- a CDS encoding biotin carboxylase N-terminal domain-containing protein, whose translation MQKVLIANRGEIAVRVIRACKDAGLTSVAVYADSDRDAPPARLADEAYALDGETAADTYLRIDKLIDAAARSGADAVHPGYGFLSENADFAQAVLDAGLTWIGPSPQAIRDLGDKVTARHIAQRAGAPLVPGTAEPVADAAEIVAFAEEHGLPVAIKAAFGGGGRGLKVARTIEEIPALFESATREAVAAFGRGECFVERYLDRPRHVEAQVLADTHGNVIVVGTRDCSLQRRHQKLVEEAPAPFLSDEQRDRIHSSAKAICRGAGYHGAGTVEYLVGQDGTISFLEVNTRLQVEHPVSEETAGLDLVREQFRIAAGEPLALTEDPQPRGHAIEFRINGEDAGRNFLPAPGAVTTLTWPSGPGVRVDAGVEAGSVIGGNFDSMLAKIIVVGATRTEALERARRVLDETVIEGIATVLPFHRAVVRDPAFTAEPFAVHTRWIETEWDNTVEPFTVTPVPASAEERETVVVEVGGKRLEVRLPANLFAGTPGAAALARPAARRKAGPSAATPTAGAAALTAPMQGTIVKVAAANGDTVAEGDVIVVIEAMKMEQPLHAHRAGTVNDLAVEVGATVTAGTQVCTIDD comes from the coding sequence GTGCAGAAGGTATTGATCGCCAACCGTGGCGAGATCGCCGTCCGGGTGATCCGGGCCTGTAAGGACGCGGGGCTGACCAGCGTCGCCGTCTACGCCGACAGTGACCGGGACGCGCCGCCGGCGCGGCTGGCCGACGAGGCCTATGCGCTCGACGGCGAGACGGCCGCCGACACCTATCTGCGCATCGACAAGCTGATCGATGCCGCGGCCCGCAGCGGTGCCGACGCGGTGCACCCGGGCTACGGCTTCCTCAGCGAGAACGCCGATTTCGCCCAGGCCGTGCTCGATGCCGGGCTGACCTGGATCGGACCGTCCCCGCAGGCGATCCGCGACCTGGGTGACAAGGTGACCGCGCGGCACATCGCGCAGCGCGCCGGGGCGCCGCTGGTGCCGGGCACGGCCGAGCCGGTGGCGGACGCCGCCGAGATCGTCGCGTTCGCCGAGGAGCACGGGCTGCCGGTGGCGATCAAGGCAGCCTTCGGCGGTGGCGGGCGCGGTCTCAAGGTGGCCCGCACGATCGAGGAGATCCCGGCGCTGTTCGAGTCGGCGACCCGGGAGGCGGTGGCCGCGTTCGGCCGCGGCGAGTGCTTCGTCGAGCGCTACCTGGACCGGCCACGGCACGTGGAGGCCCAGGTCCTGGCGGACACCCACGGCAATGTCATCGTGGTGGGCACCCGGGACTGCTCGCTCCAGCGCCGCCACCAGAAGCTGGTCGAGGAGGCACCCGCGCCGTTCCTCAGCGACGAGCAGCGCGACCGCATCCACTCCAGCGCCAAGGCGATCTGCCGCGGGGCCGGCTATCACGGCGCCGGCACGGTCGAATACCTCGTCGGCCAGGACGGCACGATCTCGTTCCTGGAGGTCAACACCCGGCTGCAGGTGGAGCACCCGGTCAGCGAGGAGACCGCCGGCTTGGACCTGGTACGTGAGCAGTTCCGCATCGCCGCCGGGGAGCCGCTCGCGCTCACCGAGGATCCGCAGCCGCGCGGGCACGCGATCGAGTTCCGGATCAACGGCGAGGACGCCGGCCGCAACTTCCTGCCCGCTCCGGGTGCGGTCACGACGCTGACCTGGCCGTCCGGTCCGGGCGTGCGGGTGGACGCGGGGGTCGAGGCGGGCAGCGTCATCGGCGGCAACTTCGACTCCATGCTCGCCAAGATCATCGTGGTGGGTGCCACCCGCACGGAAGCGCTGGAGCGGGCCCGCCGGGTGCTGGACGAGACGGTGATCGAGGGCATCGCCACGGTGCTGCCGTTCCACCGTGCCGTCGTGCGCGACCCGGCCTTCACCGCCGAGCCGTTCGCTGTGCACACCCGCTGGATCGAGACCGAGTGGGACAACACCGTCGAGCCGTTCACCGTCACCCCGGTCCCGGCCTCCGCCGAGGAGCGCGAGACCGTCGTGGTCGAGGTGGGCGGCAAGCGCCTCGAGGTGCGACTGCCGGCAAACCTCTTCGCCGGTACGCCCGGAGCAGCCGCCCTGGCCCGTCCGGCGGCCCGCCGCAAGGCCGGGCCCTCGGCCGCCACCCCCACCGCCGGAGCCGCCGCGCTGACCGCCCCCATGCAGGGCACCATCGTCAAGGTGGCCGCTGCCAACGGCGACACCGTGGCCGAGGGCGACGTCATCGTGGTGATCGAGGCGATGAAGATGGAGCAGCCGCTGCACGCGCACCGCGCCGGCACGGTCAACGACCTCGCCGTCGAGGTGGGCGCCACGGTCACCGCCGGCACTCAGGTCTGCACCATCGACGACTGA